Genomic window (Rhizobium sp. NLR16a):
TCGAAGCTCTTCGTCTTTTCGCCGGCCGGCAGCACGACCTCGGCCGAGACAATACCTGCCGCATTCAGGCTTGCGGCGAGGGTCTCGAGATAGAGCGGTGCGACATTCTCGTCGGTGATGATCGCCGCCTTGCGGGCCTTGAGACGCGAGGCGATCTCGGCGCCGGCCCGCCCAATCAGCCCCGGCCCGATCAGGATGTCATAGGCGCGCTCGCCGAGCGGCACATGCACCGTCTGGACTGATGAGGTGGAGCTTATCGCATTCATGATGCTGCACTTTCTTTCTGTTCGACCACGGCCTTCAGCACCTCGTCTGCCATGATTTCCTTGCGCACATCACGCGAGAGTACGGTGAGATCTGCCTGCGCATAGATCGGATAACGCGCGTTCATCAGGTTTTCGAGGGTCTGCTTCGGATTTTCGGTCTTGAGCAGTGGCCGCGTGTCACGCTTGTTGACCCGCTCCCAAAGCACGTCGAGGTCCGCCTTCAGCCAGATCGAAAGGCCGCCCTTCTTGATATGCCTGCGCGTGCGGTCGTTGATGAAGGCGCCGCCGCCGGTGGAGACGACACGTGGTCCACCCTTGAGGAGCCGTTTCATCACCCGCGTTTCCAACGCCCGGAACTCTTCTTCGCCATAGGCTGCGAAAAGTTCGGCGATCGTCATGCGCGACACCCGCTCGATTTCATGATCGCTGTCGATGAAGGGAATGCCGAGTTGGCTGGCGACGATGCGCCCGACGGAGGATTTGCCGGCGCCCATCAGCCCGACGAGGACCAGA
Coding sequences:
- a CDS encoding shikimate kinase — its product is MSEPLLTVADSLKDRARAALGSRNLVLVGLMGAGKSSVGRIVASQLGIPFIDSDHEIERVSRMTIAELFAAYGEEEFRALETRVMKRLLKGGPRVVSTGGGAFINDRTRRHIKKGGLSIWLKADLDVLWERVNKRDTRPLLKTENPKQTLENLMNARYPIYAQADLTVLSRDVRKEIMADEVLKAVVEQKESAAS